One Rosa chinensis cultivar Old Blush chromosome 5, RchiOBHm-V2, whole genome shotgun sequence genomic region harbors:
- the LOC112165788 gene encoding arabinogalactan protein 13 → MESMKMKLSVAMLVVVMVALSSIEKVAAADAPAPSPTSDAATLFVPTFFASLAALAFGVLF, encoded by the coding sequence ATGGAGTCAATGAAGATGAAGCTTTCAGTGGCTATGTTGGTGGTTGTGATGGTGGCCTTGTCAAGCATTGAGAAGGTGGCTGCAGCTGATGCTCCAGCACCTAGCCCAACATCTGATGCCGCCACCCTCTTTGTGCCCACTTTCTTTGCATCTCTAGCAGCTTTGGCTTTTGGAGTCCTCTTCTGA